One part of the Vanessa tameamea isolate UH-Manoa-2023 chromosome 8, ilVanTame1 primary haplotype, whole genome shotgun sequence genome encodes these proteins:
- the LOC113400135 gene encoding pre-rRNA 2'-O-ribose RNA methyltransferase FTSJ3, with protein sequence MGKKTKVGKQRKDKYYQLAKETGFRSRAAFKLIQLNRKFGFLQKSRVCIDLCAAPGGWMQVAHQNMPVSSVVIGVDLFPIKQVPGCISLTEDITTEKCKTAIKKEIKTWKADVVLHDGAPNVGLNWIHDAYQQACLTLSAMKLASHFLRSGGWFVTKVFRSKDYHALLWVLKQFFKKVHATKPQASRNESSEIFVVCQGYIAPDSIDPKLLDPKYVFEDLEIMKKKHNSILHPEKQKKAKAEGYKENDYTTFHSFSVSEFLDKDDPIDLLQGCSQIILDDEEIANHPRTTTEIKECCKDIKVLGRKDVKLLLSWFKHIKEWKTSQTSEDKTETKEEEEKVVEEEVADENDEVDAEVHELQEEEKRQLKRKRKQLNKQRQKLAEKMNLKMVLKGDDGPILESRDMFTLADIKDGAQLKMVIDQQPDIVVDEKDDSDDELKMKPKYVKYDVESSKLDSSGLYYKDSDSELEMESDSDTEEAKESLAFSDSDNESKKIDKITKLNTLKNSKIKTTPSIPKNNPLLTDLDNTDPVSKRSMKAELWFQKDGFKDIDEEDDEGVDLDKLAEFYRQKGKKVKDSGSEKSMEIKSGSKRKHDDDDDDESSDSDYDIEETAAPTVGKTGAKTSKKDGFEVVSQDPELKRLKKTLKMDAETLALGTMMATSKKFKRDLIDDAWNRYAFNDKNLPDWFVEDEKKHMNKEVAVPEKYAEEYKNRLQDINARPIKKVIEAKARKKKRMIKKMERAKKKVEAVMENADMSEREKAQQVRHLYKKAQSDSKKKVTYVVAKKHTTAKRMKRPTGVKGQYKVVDPRMKKDLRAQKAKEKTKGRGKKGKVNKTRPPKQKGKKAK encoded by the exons atggGTAAAAAAACGAAAGTAGGAAAGCAACGGAAAGATAAGTATTATCAATTAGCAAAAGAAACAG GTTTTCGTTCTCGAGCTGCTTTCAAGCTAATTCAGTTGAATCGAAAATTTGGGTTTTTACAAAAATCACGAGTATGCATAGACTTATGTGCAGCTCCCGGTGGGTGGATGCAGGTTGCACATCAAAATATGCCTGTGTCCAGTGTAGTAATCGGAGTAGATTTATTTCCTATCAAACAAGTTCCTGGCTGCATCAGCCTCACTGAAGATATTACAACGGAAAAGTGCAAAACTGCaattaaaaaggaaataaaaacatgGAAAGCTGATGTTGTTCTACATGACGGCGCACCCAATGTAGGTCTAAATTGGATACATGATGCTTATCAGCAAGCATGTCTTACTTTAAGTGCTATGAAATTGGCATCACATTTTTTAAGAAGCGGTGGCTGGTTTGTTACCAAAGTTTTCAGATCTAAAGATTACCATGCATTGCTTTGGGTTCTTAAGCAGTTCTTTAAAAAGGTCCACGCAACAAAACCCCAAGCCTCTCGTAATGAGTCATCTGAAATTTTTGTTGTCTGCCAAGGTTATATTGCTCCGGATAGCATAGATCCTAAATTGTTGGAcccaaaatatgtatttgaagATTTAGAAATAATGAAGAAGAAACACAACAGTATATTACATCCTGAAAAACAGAAAAAGGCTAAAGCTGAAGGatataaagaaaatgattaTACAACCTTCCATAGTTTTTCAGTTTCTGAATTTTTAGATAAAGATGACCCAATTGACTTGCTACAAGGATGTTCCCAG ataatattgGATGATGAAGAGATTGCAAATCATCCAAGAACTACAACTGAAATAAAGGAATGCTGTAAAGATATAAAAGTTCTTGGAAGGAAGGATGTGAAGTTGTTGCTCAGCTGGTTTAAGCATATCAAGGAGTGGAAAACATCACAAACTTCtgag GACAAAACTGAAACTaaggaagaagaagaaaaagttGTTGAGGAAGAGGTTGCAGATGAAAATGATGAAGTAGATGCTGAAGTCCACGAACTGCAG GAAGAAGAAAAGAGGCAACTTAAACGGAAAAGAAaacagttaaataaacaaagacaaaAATTGGCTGAAAAAATGAATCTAAAGATGGTATTGAAAGGTGATGATGGCCCTATTTTGGAAAGTCGTGATATGTTTACACTTGCTGACATCAAGGATGGTGCG CAATTGAAAATGGTCATCGATCAACAACCTGATATTGTAGTCGATGAGAAAGATGATTCTGATGATGAATTGAAAATGAAACctaaatatgtcaaatatgaTGTAGAGTCATCGAAATTGGATTCATCTGGTCTTTACTATAAAGATTCAGATAGTGAATTGGAAATGGAATCTGATTCAGACACTGAAGAAGCAAAGGAATCTTTAG ctttcTCAGATTCTGACAATGAATCAaagaaaatagataaaataacaaaattaaatacgttaAAAAACAGTAAGATAAAGACCACACCATCAATTCCAAAAAATAATCCTTTACTTACTGATCTTGATAATACTGATCCTGTGTCAAAGAGATCAATGAAAGCAGAACTTTGGTTTCAAAAAGATGGTTTCAAAGATATTGACGAAGAAGATGATGAGGGTGTTGATTTAGACAAATTGGCTGAGTTCTACAGACAAAAAG GCAAGAAAGTAAAAGATAGTGGTTCAGAAAAATCTATGGAGATAAAGTCTGGGTCAAAAAGAaaacatgatgatgatgatgatgatgaatcatCTGACAGTGACTATGACATTGAGGAGACTGCTGCACCAACAGTGGGAAAAACTGGAGCTAAAACCAGTAAAAAAGATGGTTTTGAAGTTGTGTCCCAAGATCCTG aattaaaaaggTTGAAGAAAACACTTAAAATGGATGCTGAAACTCTGGCCTTAGGAACAATGATGGCTACATCAAAAAAATTCAAGCGGGATCTAATTGATGATGCCTGGAATCGATATgcttttaatgataaaaatttaccagATTGGTTTGTTGAAGATGAAAAGAAACATATGAATAAAGAAGTAGCAGTGCCTGAG aaatatgCAGAGGAGTACAAGAACAGATTGCAGGACATAAACGCACGACCAATAAAGAAAGTGATTGAAGCCAAGGCTAGAAAGAAGAAACGAATGATTAAGAAAATGGAACGTGCAAAGAAGAAGGTTGAGGCTGTTATGGAAAATGCAGACATGTCAGAAAGAGAAAAGGCTCAACAGGTTAGACATCTCTACAAAAAGGCTCAATCTGATAGCAAAAAGAAAGTTACGTACGTCGTTGCCAAGAAGCATACAACAGCTAAGCGGATGAAACGACCCACAGGAGTAAAGGGACAGTACAAGGTAGTCGATCCGCGTATGAAAAAAGATTTACGTGCGCAGAAGGCCAAGGAAAAAACAAAAGGTCGCGGCAAGAAAGGCAAGGTAAATAAAACAAGGCCCCCTAAGCAGAAGGGCAAGaaagcaaaataa